A stretch of the Nakaseomyces glabratus chromosome L, complete sequence genome encodes the following:
- the ECM9 gene encoding Ecm9p (CAGL0L02255g~Ortholog of S. cerevisiae : ECM9, C. albicans SC5314 : C3_00510W_A, C. dubliniensis CD36 : Cd36_80470, C. parapsilosis CDC317 : CPAR2_503390 and Candida tenuis NRRL Y-1498 : CANTEDRAFT_133107), translating into MLPLCNELLATVTEFPDNSDVKLSFTPNQPGIDSRYYTDADKEIICFKKTYLLIFKEAHDYFSSIDSAISQYIVNNDTYLATVGLLLTTPENKTIINLHYKCLLELCADDTKALQREVVYLQRLLSCTNNRINKSSSLWLLYKKLYIQFNKTITFNVNTTLIKSAENHFSNYYAWNFARWYYINTTIEERSSLLTRTRYFCNTHFKDSAAWSAFMFMLLPIDDSHEKFLAENCLTDSLDHKSQPLEQEFVEKEVRSVINRIDILQCPEWSPFALVLAATKHMRGCPLHDIFVKWKQEINQYEAQNDTIKFFHRQPMFDKNDTNILSRQLFMHIAYKKTLLDKLLMFNEVVI; encoded by the exons ATGCTTCCACTATGCAACGAGTTATTAGCCACCGTTACTGAATTCCCAGATAACAGTGATGTTAAACTAAGCTTTACACCGAACCAACCGGGCATTGACTCGAGATATTACACCGATGCAGACAAGGAGATTATTTGTTTCAAGAAAACATATCTActtattttcaaagaagCACACGATTACTTCAGCTCAATTGATAGTG CTATTAGTCAATATATTGTTAACAATGACACTTACTTAGCAACTGTTGGGTTGCTTTTAACCACTCCCGAGAATAAGACCATCATTAATCTACATTATAAATGCTTACTCGAGCTTTGTGCTGATGATACTAAGGCACTACAACGAGAAGTTGTGTACTTGCAGAGACTTCTCAGTTGTACAAATAATCGTATTAACAAATCGTCATCATTGTGGTTACTGTATAAGAAGCTCTACATCCAATTCAATAAAACCATTACTTTCAATGTGAATACAACGCTAATCAAATCTGCAGAGAATCACTTTTCTAATTATTACGCATGGAATTTTGCAAGATGGTACTATATTAATACCACGATAGAAGAACGATCAAGCCTACTAACCAGGACAAGGTATTTTTGTAATACCCATTTCAAGGACTCTGCAGCTTGGTCTGCGTTTATGTTTATGTTATTACCAATTGATGATTCACATGAAAAATTCCTAGCTGAAAACTGCTTAACTGATAGTCTAGATCATAAGAGTCAGCCGCTGGAGCAAGAATTTGTGGAGAAGGAGGTCAGGAGTGTCATCAACCGTATAGATATATTGCAATGCCCTGAATGGTCCCCCTTTGCACTAGTGTTGGCAGCAACAAAGCATATGCGCGGCTGTCCTCTACATGACATATTTGTGAAATGGAAACAGGAAATTAATCAGTATGAGGCTCAGAACGATACAATAAAGTTCTTTCATAGGCAACCCATGTTCGACAAGAATGATACAAACATACTTAGTAGACAATTGTTCATGCATATAGCTTACAAAAAGACTTTGCTAGATAAACTCCTTATGTTTAACGAGGTGGTCATATGA
- the PAP1 gene encoding polynucleotide adenylyltransferase PAP1 (CAGL0L02277g~Ortholog(s) have RNA binding, polynucleotide adenylyltransferase activity): MNYQKVYGITGPVSIAGPTAAENKLNDELIQELKKENSFESEQETANRVKVLKTLQELTEKFVYEVSKKKNMSDGMARDAGGKIFTYGSYRLGVHGPGSDIDTLVVVPKHVTREDFFTVFDALLREREELDEIAPVPDAFVPIIKLKFSGISIDLICAKLDIAQVKPSLTLDDKALLRNLDEKDLRALNGTRVTDEILELVPKPSVFRIALRAIKIWAQRRAIYANVFGFPGGVAWAMLVARICQLYPNACSAVILNRFFKILSEWKWPQPVILKPIEDGPLQVRVWNPKIYAQDRSHRMPVITPAYPSMCATHNITESTKAVILKELNRGIQVTNDIFAYKKTWADLFTKHDFFFQYKYYLTITAATRGDDEEHLKWSGLVESKLRLLTLKLETIPGIKLAHPFFKPFEAAYCYTDDQDAKTILNNHGSHITEKALEKFTKVTDENKDDEDVKSKKKVHITTMYVGLGVSVENKKEKIDMHIPCGEFFNLCRNFHESYQNPEVYSLVIRYLKSYELPDDVFGEDEQRPTKKLSKKRKEAKYDEEAAKRSKAETISKSAVSEATTVSSA; the protein is encoded by the coding sequence ATGAATTATCAGAAGGTGTATGGTATTACCGGGCCTGTGTCCATTGCTGGGCCTACTGCCGCAGAGAATAAGCTGAACGATGAGCTGATCCAggagttgaagaaagagaactCGTTCGAGTCCGAGCAAGAGACCGCCAACAGAGTTAAAGTGCTGAAAACGCTGCAGGAGTTGACAGAGAAGTTCGTGTACGAGGTctccaagaagaagaatatgtCCGATGGTATGGCGCGTGACGCCGGTGGGAAGATTTTCACCTACGGTTCCTACAGGCTCGGTGTGCATGGTCCCGGCAGCGATATAGATACATTGGTCGTGGTGCCTAAACATGTCACAAGAGAGGACTTCTTCACAGTGTTCGACGCGCTGCTGCGAGAACGTGAGGAGTTGGACGAGATCGCCCCGGTTCCGGACGCCTTCGTGCCGATCATCAAGCTGAAATTCAGCGGCATATCCATCGATTTAATCTGCGCGAAACTGGATATCGCTCAAGTAAAACCTTCTTTGACCTTGGACGACAAAGCACTGTTGAGAAACTTGGACGAGAAGGATTTGAGAGCACTGAACGGTACTAGAGTTACGGATGAAATATTAGAACTGGTCCCAAAACCAAGTGTTTTCAGAATAGCCCTTAGGGCGATCAAAATATGGGCCCAAAGAAGAGCAATATACGCTAACGTGTTCGGTTTCCCAGGTGGTGTGGCATGGGCTATGCTCGTCGCAAGAATATGTCAACTATATCCAAATGCTTGTAGCGCCGTGATACTGAACagattcttcaaaattctTTCAGAATGGAAGTGGCCGCAGCCTGTTATCCTGAAGCCAATAGAAGATGGTCCTTTGCAAGTACGTGTATGGAATCCAAAAATTTATGCGCAGGATAGATCTCATCGTATGCCAGTTATCACACCAGCTTACCCATCAATGTGTGCTACACATAATATAACAGAGTCTACGAAAGCCGTTATCTTGAAAGAACTGAACAGGGGTATCCAGGTTActaatgatatttttgcatATAAAAAGACGTGGGCGGACCTCTTCACGAAAcatgatttcttctttcagtataaatattatttaactATAACAGCTGCTACTAGAGgcgatgatgaagaacatTTGAAGTGGAGCGGTCTTGTGGAAAGTAAGTTGAGATTACTGACTTTAAAATTGGAAACGATTCCGGGCATTAAACTAGCACACCCTTTTTTTAAACCTTTTGAGGCAGCGTATTGTTACACAGATGACCAAGATGCTAAGACAATATTAAACAACCACGGTTCACACATTACAGAAAAGGCACTCGAAAAATTCACAAAAGTTACTGATGAAAAtaaggatgatgaagatgttaAGAGTAAGAAAAAGGTACATATAACAACAATGTACGTTGGTTTAGGAGTGTCTGTGGAAAacaagaaggaaaagatcGATATGCACATTCCTTGTGGTgaatttttcaatctttGTAGAAATTTCCACGAATCATATCAAAACCCGGAAGTCTATTCATTGGTTATCAGATATCTCAAGTCTTATGAACTTCCAGATGATGTCTTTGGTGAAGATGAACAAAGGCcgacaaaaaaattgagcaagaagagaaaagaagcCAAATATGACGAAGAAGCGGCTAAAAGATCAAAAGCTGAGACAATAAGTAAATCAGCAGTAAGTGAAGCTACTACTGTTTCTTCTGCCTGA
- the VPS1 gene encoding dynamin-like GTPase VPS1 (CAGL0L02299g~Ortholog(s) have GTPase activity), with amino-acid sequence MDEHLIATINKLQDALAPLGGGSQSPIDLPQITVVGSQSSGKSSVLENIVGRDFLPRGTGIVTRRPLVLQLINRRSKKSDKEVQKASDQLLDLNMDDHSKKEDPAGKKGQSEDNAEEWGEFLHLPDKKFYNFDEIRNEIVRETDKLTGTNLGISPIPINLRIYSPHVLTLTLVDLPGLTKVPVGDQPPDIEKQIKDMLLKYISKPNAIILSVNAANTDLANSDGLKLAREVDPEGTRTIGVLTKVDLMDKGTDVIDILAGRVIPLRYGYIPVINRGQKDIEHKKTIRAALQDEKKFFEEHPSYSSKAHYCGTPYLAKKLNSILLHHIRQTLPDIKNKIESTLKKYVNELESLGPETMDSASSIVLSMITDFSNEYTGILDGEAKELTSQELSGGARISFVFHEIFKNGVDSLDPFDQIKDSDIRTIMYNSSGSAPSLFVGTEAFEVLVKQQIRRFEEPSLRLVTLVFDELVRMLKQIISQPKYARYPALREAISTQFIDYLKEAIVPTNEFVQDIIKSEQTYINTAHPDLLKGSQAMSMVEEKLHPRPTAVDPKTGKPLPNQPPAKPMPAVEEKSGFFGGFFSTKNKKKLAALESPPPVLKATGQMTERETMETEVIKLLINSYFNIVKRTIADLVPKALMLKLIVKSKNDMQKVLLQKLYGNQDIDELTKENDITIQRRKECQRMIEILKNASQIVTSV; translated from the coding sequence ATGGATGAACACTTGATTGCTACTATTAACAAGCTGCAGGATGCGCTGGCTCCACTTGGGGGTGGTTCTCAGTCTCCGATTGACTTGCCGCAGATTACCGTCGTTGGGTCGCAGTCCTCTGGTAAGTCCTCTGTCCTGGAGAACATTGTCGGTAGGGACTTCTTGCCCAGAGGTACTGGTATCGTGACCAGAAGGCCGCTGGTGCTGCAATTGATCAACAGGAGGTCTAAGAAGAGCGACAAGGAGGTGCAGAAGGCCTCTGACCAGCTGCTCGATCTGAATATGGACGACCACAGCAAGAAGGAAGACCCTGCAGGTAAGAAAGGCCAGTCTGAGGATAACGCCGAGGAGTGGGGTGAGTTCCTGCACTTACCAGACAAGAAGTTCTATAACTTCGACGAGATTAGAAACGAGATCGTCAGGGAGACCGATAAGCTGACCGGTACCAACTTGGGTATCTCCCCTATCCCAATCAACCTGAGAATTTACTCGCCACATGTGTTGACATTGACGTTGGTTGACTTGCCAGGTCTGACCAAGGTCCCAGTGGGTGACCAGCCTCCTGACATCGAAAAGCAGATCAAGGATATGTTGCTGAAATATATCTCCAAGCCCAACGCCATCATCTTATCCGTCAATGCTGCAAACACTGATTTGGCTAACAGTGACGGTTTGAAATTGGCTAGAGAGGTTGATCCAGAAGGTACGAGAACCATTGGTGTTTTGACCAAAGTTGATCTGATGGATAAAGGTACAGATGTGATCGATATTTTGGCCGGTAGAGTTATCCCACTGAGATATGGTTACATCCCAGTCATTAACAGAGGTCAGAAGGACATCGAACACAAGAAAACCATCAGAGCAGCACTACAGGACGAGAAGAAATTCTTCGAGGAACATCCTTCCTACAGCTCTAAGGCACATTACTGTGGTACTCCATACTTGGCCAAGAAGCTAAACTCTATTCTTTTGCACCACATTAGACAAACATTGCCtgatatcaaaaacaagATTGAGAGcactttgaagaaatacGTTAACGAATTAGAGAGTCTAGGTCCAGAGACCATGGACTCTGCAAGTTCTATCGTTTTGAGTATGATCACTGATTTCTCCAACGAGTACACTGGTATACTAGATGGTGAAGCCAAGGAGTTGACCAGTCAGGAACTATCTGGTGGTGCCAGAATCTCATTTGTATTCCATGAGATATTCAAGAATGGTGTGGACTCTTTGGACCCATTTGACCAAATCAAGGACTCAGACATCAGAACCATCATGTACAATAGTTCAGGTTCTGCCCCATCACTGTTCGTTGGTACTGAGGCCTTTGAAGTGTTAGTGAAACAACAGATCAGAAGATTCGAAGAGCCATCACTACGTCTAGTGACTTTGGTGTTTGACGAATTGGTGCGTATGTTGAAGCAGATCATCTCTCAACCTAAATATGCCAGATACCCAGCCCTAAGAGAGGCCATCTCCACACAATTCATCGATTACTtgaaggaggccatcgtgcCAACCAATGAGTTTGTGCAAGACATCATCAAGTCTGAGCAAACGTATATCAACACTGCCCACCCAGACTTGCTAAAGGGTTCTCAAGCCATGTCGATGGTCGAGGAGAAGTTGCACCCACGCCCAACTGCCGTTGACCCCAAGACCGGCAAACCGTTGCCAAACCAACCTCCAGCCAAGCCAATGCCTGCTGTAGAAGAGAAGTCTGGCTTTTTCGGCGGGTTCTTCTCcaccaagaacaagaagaagcttGCTGCGCTGGAGTCACCACCTCCAGTGTTGAAAGCCACTGGCCAAATGACCGAGAGGGAGACCATGGAGACTGAAGTGATCAAGCTACTGATAAACAGTTACTTCAACATCGTCAAGAGAACCATCGCGGACTTGGTCCCTAAGGCACTAATGCTGAAGCTGATCGTCAAGAGTAAGAACGACATGCAGAAGGTGCTGCTGCAGAAGCTATACGGCAACCAGGACATCGACGAGCTGACAAAGGAGAACGACATCACCATCCAGAGAAGAAAGGAGTGCCAGAGAATGATCGAAATCCTGAAAAACGCAAGCCAAATCGTCACCTCCGTCTGA
- the MET14 gene encoding adenylyl-sulfate kinase (CAGL0L02321g~Ortholog(s) have adenylylsulfate kinase activity, role in sulfate assimilation, phosphoadenylyl sulfate reduction by phosphoadenylyl-sulfate reductase (thioredoxin), sulfur amino acid metabolic process and cytosol, nucleus localization) — MTVTKATNITWHANLSYDERKALRKQDGCTVWLTGLSASGKSTIACALEQLLLQKGLSAYRLDGDNIRFGLNKDLGFSEADRNENIRRISEVSKLFADSCTISITSFISPYRTDRDKARELHKEAGLRFIEVFVDVPLEVAEQRDPKGLYKKARQGIIKDFTGISAPYEEPASPELHLRTNEKSIEECAAIIYDYLTKEKVIPDNTI, encoded by the coding sequence ATGACTGTTACTAAGGCTACGAATATTACTTGGCATGCTAACTTGAGTTACGACGAGCGGAAGGCGTTGAGGAAGCAGGACGGGTGTACCGTTTGGCTGACTGGTCTGAGTGCGTCCGGTAAGAGTACCATAGCGTGTGCTCTGGAGCAATTGCTTTTGCAGAAAGGGTTGTCTGCGTACAGGCTGGACGGTGACAATATCAGGTTTGGCTTGAACAAGGACCTGGGGTTCTCTGAGGCGGACCGTAACGAGAACATCAGGAGAATCAGCGAGGTGTCCAAGTTGTTTGCTGACTCATGCACCATATCGATCACATCTTTCATCTCGCCATACCGCACAGACAGAGACAAAGCAAGAGAACTGCACAAAGAGGCGGGTCTCAGATTCATCGAAGTGTTTGTAGACGTCCCATTGGAAGTCGCCGAGCAAAGAGACCCAAAGGGCCTGTACAAGAAGGCCAGACAGGGCATCATCAAGGATTTCACCGGTATCTCTGCGCCATATGAGGAGCCGGCCTCACCAGAACTGCACTTGAGAACCAACGAGAAGTCCATCGAGGAATGCGCTGCCATCATTTATGATTACTTGACAAAGGAAAAAGTCATCCCAGACAACACCATATAA
- the IRC22 gene encoding Irc22p (CAGL0L02343g~Ortholog(s) have endoplasmic reticulum, plasma membrane localization), which translates to MKFLHIGLMTLMAGVSNVLAQEEANAEDVMVNIEGQDMTMEEAEAYMAAKEKMGGAQQQREMINLQVNYDLLEEPFADLQDFIVFEVGETATLNYTIHNLDQEETYSIVGVSGAVLSEVDQRNVANLTETNITEIVLAPNATGTLRHKIDMNLTEGRYYILPLLHVKDKNEVKRVMSNTFKLDLINQSISIFDPSFLSIIAVLIALVGGTVYLYSNVVAPPKKIKKKEAIPAKIDESWLPDVHKK; encoded by the coding sequence atgaagttcTTGCATATTGGTTTGATGACGCTTATGGCTGGTGTCAGCAATGTGTTGGCTCAAGAAGAAGCCAACGCTGAGGATGTGATGGTCAACATCGAAGGCCAGGACATGACCATGGAAGAGGCCGAAGCCTATATGGCTGCTAAGGAGAAAATGGGGGGTGCCCAGCAGCAGAGGGAGATGATCAACTTGCAAGTCAACTACGACTTGCTGGAGGAACCCTTTGCCGATTTGCAGGACTTCATAGTATTTGAAGTTGGTGAAACTGCCACTTTGAACTACACAATCCATAACCTGGACCAGGAGGAGACCTACAGTATCGTCGGTGTTTCCGGTGCTGTCTTGTCTGAGGTAGATCAAAGAAACGTTGCAAACTTGACCGAGACTAATATCACTGAAATTGTGTTGGCTCCAAATGCAACTGGCACTCTAAGACACAAGATCGACATGAACTTGACTGAGGGTAGATACTACATTTTGCCATTGCTGCACGTCAAGGACAAGAATGAAGTCAAGAGAGTCATGTCCAACACATTCAAGTTGGACTTGATTAACCAATCCATCTCTATCTTTGACCCAAGCTTCTTGTCCATCATCGCCGTCCTCATCGCTTTGGTTGGTGGTACTGTATACCTCTACTCCAACGTCGTCGCTCCACCAAAGAAGattaagaagaaggaagcAATTCCAGCCAAGATTGACGAATCCTGGTTGCCAGATGTTCACAAGAAATAA
- the WBP1 gene encoding dolichyl-diphosphooligosaccharide-protein glycotransferase (CAGL0L02365g~Ortholog(s) have oligosaccharyl transferase activity, role in protein N-linked glycosylation and nuclear envelope, oligosaccharyltransferase complex, plasma membrane localization), which produces MKLLFINLFLALLSTLARAASINGGRTLVVYDQRQNDIENYSDYLDSLKGHQLTVDVIEISDKSVNVELFDAGEKKYDHLIVFPATTKSLNKRLSMNHLLNFYENGGNIMTLYSPKSATEAIRLFWAQLGVHLPAKGYTTVDNFQDESQALRLPLVSVNKEVYQSTSAEEVIFGESTTALLEGNELVIPVIPAGRKSYVINAKDDIWSTGPQGFSVVGHQNYKNARSLWIGSSDAFLNENFDTNAKFLNEITRWVFGEKAVIKTSKVSHSHVNGLTYDEKPYKVTDEIVYEISFSEWNGEKWVPFEREDIQFELRQVDPYYRITMEPINRTNDSIIYTTGVFKLPDRHGMFTFLTDYKRPGLSFVHESDVRAIRHLANDEYPRSWTISNSWVYLSAIYGTMLVWIAFVVLFVVSSKKDTTVSVEKKTE; this is translated from the coding sequence ATGAAACTACTGTTCATTAACCTGTTTCTGGCCCTTCTATCCACCTTGGCAAGAGCTGCCAGTATTAACGGTGGACGTACCTTAGTGGTTTACGATCAACGTCAAAATGATATAGAGAACTACTCTGATTATTTGGATAGTCTAAAAGGTCATCAATTGACCGTTGATGTCATCGAAATCAGTGATAAATCCGTTAATGTGGAGCTATTTGACGCCGGGGAGAAGAAATATGATCACTTGATAGTTTTCCCAGCTACCACTAAGAGTCTGAATAAGCGTCTATCCATGAACCATCTTTTGAACTTCTACGAAAATGGCGGTAATATCATGACTCTGTATTCTCCAAAGTCAGCCACCGAGGCCATTCGTCTATTTTGGGCTCAATTGGGTGTACACTTACCAGCAAAGGGTTATACCACCGTTGATAACTTCCAAGATGAATCCCAAGCTTTGAGATTACCACTTGTCTCTGTCAATAAGGAAGTCTACCAATCTACGTCTGCCGAGGAAGTCATTTTTGGAGAAAGTACAACTGCATTGCTAGAAGGTAACGAATTGGTTATTCCAGTTATTCCAGCTGGTAGAAAATCTTATGTTATCAATGCAAAGGACGATATTTGGTCTACTGGCCCTCAAGGTTTTTCTGTAGTCGGTCATCAAAACTATAAAAATGCTCGCTCCTTGTGGATTGGTAGCAGTGACGCTTTCCTAAATGAGAACTTTGATACCAATGCCAAATTCTTGAATGAAATAACCAGATGGGTTTTCGGTGAGAAGGCCGTCATTAAAACAAGCAAAGTATCCCACTCACATGTGAATGGATTGACGTATGATGAAAAGCCTTACAAAGTGACTGATGAGATCGTTTACGAGATCTCCTTTAGTGAATGGAACGGTGAGAAATGGGTCCCATTTGAGAGAGAAGATATTCAATTTGAACTAAGACAAGTAGACCCATACTACCGTATAACTATGGAACCAATCAATAGAACAAACGATTCCATTATCTACACCACAGGCGTATTTAAACTACCAGACCGTCACGGTATGTTCACCTTCTTAACTGACTACAAGAGACCTGGTTTGTCTTTTGTGCACGAATCTGATGTCAGAGCTATCCGTCATCTAGCTAACGATGAATATCCAAGAAGTTGGACTATTTCCAACTCTTGGGTCTATCTAAGTGCAATCTACGGTACTATGCTAGTTTGGATTGCCTTCGTAGTACTATTTGTAGTCTCCTCGAAGAAAGACACCACTGTGTCTGTCGAGAAAAAGACTGAATGA
- the GIM4 gene encoding tubulin-binding prefolding complex subunit GIM4 (CAGL0L02387g~Ortholog(s) have tubulin binding activity, role in tubulin complex assembly and cytoplasm, prefoldin complex localization), with amino-acid sequence MDQKTNAFQIKYNDYKQTLETLQAKIIELGHDKDEHDVVLSTLKNTDENRKCYRMINSALVETDVKTTIPILSTKRANLEEAIEKMKAELIKTAEEFEKWKKDNKIQVVKQ; translated from the coding sequence atggatCAAAAGACAAATGCATTTCAGATAAAATACAATGACTACAAGCAAACTCTAGAGACGCTTCAAGCCAAGATAATAGAGTTGGGACATGACAAAGATGAACATGATGTTGTTTTGTCGACTTTGAAGAATACAGATGAAAACAGGAAGTGTTATAGAATGATAAACAGTGCTCTAGTGGAGACTGATGTGAAGACTACCATTCCGATCCTAAGTACAAAAAGGGCCAATCTAGAAGAAGCCATTGAAAAGATGAAGGCGGAACTAATAAAAACTGCTGAGGAATTCgaaaaatggaagaagGACAACAAGATTCAAGTTGTTAAGCAATAA
- the VAB2 gene encoding Vab2p (CAGL0L02409g~Ortholog(s) have role in endosome organization, regulation of protein localization and BLOC-1 complex localization) — MDNKPLITVAEASEYKELLALEKLPQSSQLSYKAIFKSVSSEWEQVKTDITHVNENILKDINEEIEQTDQIEKKLKSSFKSINQHYHKLLKHRRNRQNDEGTSDLFLKYKNDVNELASNIETIENGLDMVIQNMISFDSTSSLDGDSLFNSSIITKRHYPLLYDLIHKNYNKGQNSDKTSKDNSKITTDVTLPASDEDNSPDIEEQQSKLSSLSFSIEKAQNPIPVDKAKNTDNSSRSIINSNVKIKNPTLILPMIKQRAQPSVALDAKPVIARDSYKADTKSIIAPEIT, encoded by the coding sequence ATGGACAATAAACCACTTATCACCGTAGCTGAAGCGTCTGAATATAAAGAGCTTTTAGCTTTGGAAAAGCTACCTCAATCAAGTCAACTTTCATACAAGGCTATATTCAAGTCGGTATCAAGTGAATGGGAACAAGTGAAAACTGATATCACCCATGTTAATgagaatatattgaagGATATAAATGAAGAGATAGAACAAACTGACCagatagaaaaaaaactcAAATCTTCATTCAAATCTATAAATCAGCATTACCACAAATTATTGAAACACAGGAGAAACAGACAGAATGATGAAGGTACTTCAGATTTATTTCTAAAGTATAAAAATGACGTAAATGAACTTGCTAGTAATATCGaaacaatagaaaatgGTCTAGATATGGTAATTCAAAATATGATAAGCTTTGATTCCACGTCTTCTTTGGACGGCGACAGTCTTTTTAATAGCAGCATAATCACAAAGCGACATTATCCATTGCTATATGATCTTATTCACAAAAATTACAATAAAGGTCAAAATAGTGACAAAACTAGTAAGGATAACTCGAAAATAACGACTGATGTCACATTACCTGCATCCGATGAGGACAATTCACCCGACATAGAAGAACAACAATCGAAATTGTCATCTCTAAGCTTTAGCATTGAAAAGGCACAAAATCCTATTCCAGTTGATAAAGCCAAAAACACCGACAATAGCTCAAGATCAATAATAAACTCGaatgtaaaaataaaaaaccCAACACTGATATTACCAATGATAAAACAACGGGCACAACCGTCAGTTGCACTTGACGCCAAGCCAGTAATAGCAAGAGATTCTTACAAAGCAGATACTAAATCAATAATAGCACCAGAAATAACGTAA